Proteins from a single region of Pseudopedobacter saltans DSM 12145:
- a CDS encoding ATP-dependent helicase: protein MDYLKGLNSSQRQAVEQTEGPVMIVAGAGSGKTRVITYRVAHLIQKGVDPFQILVLTFTNKAAKEMRDRITKVVGPEAKNIWMGTFHSIFAKILRVEANKLGYPSNFTIYDTDDSKSLIKAILKEMNLDDKLYNPNFVYGRISMAKNNLISAAEYQNNEQIQADDFSTGRGQLGKVYATYTARCFKAGAMDFDDLLFKTNVLLKDHPDVLYKYQHKFKYLMVDEYQDTNFSQYLIVKKLAAVTYNLCVVGDDAQSIYGFRGANIQNILNFQKDYPDVKVFKLEQNYRSTQNIVNVANSIIKNNANQLEKNVFSDNDEGDKIKITRSYSDNEEGKSVAESILQERSIKSLDWNDFAVLYRTNAQSRSMEEALRKANIPYKIYGGMSFYQRKEIKDLIAYFRLTFNNNDEEAFKRVINYPARGIGKTTIDKMILAADQNGKTLFDIATNAFQFLDNRAATAVNNFATTIQSFAAIAKNNNAFEAASHIAQHSGLLKDLYEDKSVEGLARYENIQELLNGIKEFSEREDIEDRGLSVFMEDVALLTNDDNQKPEDKDTVSLMTIHSSKGLEFNQVYVVGLEENLFPSQMSLNSRADLEEERRLFYVAVTRAEKKLHISYATSRFKFGTLVNSEPSRFLDEIDPRYLEIELPKKAFSSNPSSFDGERSAWKSKTSEAPASTDVFSKPKPASQKVKTTSLLSKAHVPTPGFKPEDTSNLQVGEIVEHERFGFGKVINLEGNKPDIKATIFFKEIGQKQLLLKFAKLRIVKS, encoded by the coding sequence TTGGATTATTTAAAAGGATTAAACTCTTCGCAAAGACAGGCTGTTGAACAGACAGAGGGGCCAGTTATGATTGTAGCCGGCGCTGGTTCGGGAAAAACAAGAGTAATTACTTATAGAGTTGCACATCTTATACAAAAAGGCGTAGACCCTTTTCAGATTTTGGTATTGACATTTACCAACAAAGCTGCAAAAGAGATGCGCGACCGTATTACAAAGGTTGTAGGTCCCGAAGCAAAAAATATATGGATGGGAACCTTCCACTCTATCTTTGCCAAAATTTTGAGGGTCGAAGCGAATAAACTTGGTTATCCTAGCAATTTCACCATATACGATACTGACGACAGTAAAAGTCTGATCAAAGCTATTCTGAAAGAGATGAATCTGGACGATAAGCTATATAATCCCAATTTTGTTTACGGCAGAATCTCCATGGCAAAAAACAACTTGATTTCTGCTGCAGAATATCAAAATAATGAACAAATCCAGGCGGATGATTTTTCTACCGGACGTGGTCAATTAGGAAAAGTTTATGCTACCTATACTGCCAGATGTTTTAAAGCTGGTGCTATGGACTTTGATGATTTGTTATTCAAGACGAATGTTCTTTTAAAGGACCATCCAGATGTTTTGTATAAATATCAGCACAAGTTTAAATATTTAATGGTAGATGAGTATCAGGACACCAACTTTTCTCAATACCTGATTGTAAAAAAATTGGCCGCCGTAACCTACAATTTATGCGTTGTCGGAGACGATGCGCAAAGTATTTACGGTTTCAGGGGAGCAAATATTCAGAACATACTCAACTTTCAAAAGGATTATCCGGATGTTAAAGTATTCAAATTAGAACAAAATTACCGTTCGACACAGAATATTGTAAATGTTGCTAACAGCATCATAAAAAATAACGCCAATCAATTGGAAAAGAATGTCTTTTCTGATAATGATGAGGGTGACAAGATAAAAATTACCAGATCTTATTCCGATAACGAAGAGGGTAAGAGCGTAGCAGAATCCATATTGCAAGAAAGAAGCATTAAATCTTTAGATTGGAATGATTTTGCTGTTCTGTATAGAACTAATGCGCAATCCAGATCTATGGAGGAAGCTTTAAGAAAAGCCAATATTCCTTATAAGATTTACGGTGGAATGTCTTTTTATCAAAGGAAAGAAATCAAGGATTTAATCGCTTATTTCAGGTTAACTTTTAACAATAATGACGAAGAAGCTTTTAAACGGGTAATTAATTACCCCGCCAGAGGAATTGGGAAAACCACTATAGATAAAATGATTCTTGCTGCCGACCAAAACGGTAAAACTTTATTTGATATTGCCACCAATGCCTTTCAGTTTTTAGATAACAGGGCAGCTACCGCAGTCAACAATTTCGCAACAACAATACAAAGTTTTGCTGCTATAGCGAAAAACAACAACGCTTTCGAAGCGGCCTCTCATATCGCACAACATTCAGGCCTTTTAAAGGATCTATATGAAGATAAATCCGTTGAAGGTTTAGCCAGATACGAAAATATTCAGGAGTTGCTGAATGGTATTAAGGAATTTTCGGAACGTGAAGATATTGAAGATCGGGGTTTAAGCGTTTTCATGGAAGATGTCGCTTTATTGACAAACGATGACAACCAAAAACCAGAAGATAAAGACACGGTATCTTTAATGACGATACACTCTTCTAAAGGTTTGGAATTTAATCAGGTTTATGTTGTTGGACTAGAAGAAAACCTCTTCCCAAGTCAGATGTCCTTAAATTCCAGAGCGGATTTAGAAGAAGAACGCCGATTATTTTATGTTGCAGTAACAAGAGCTGAAAAAAAACTGCATATAAGCTATGCTACTTCGAGATTTAAATTTGGAACGTTAGTAAATTCCGAACCTTCTCGTTTCCTTGATGAAATAGACCCGAGATATTTAGAAATTGAACTGCCGAAAAAAGCTTTTAGTTCAAATCCATCTTCTTTTGATGGCGAACGCAGTGCATGGAAATCCAAAACGTCTGAAGCTCCTGCTTCAACAGATGTATTTTCGAAACCAAAACCTGCTTCTCAAAAGGTTAAAACAACTTCTTTGCTATCGAAAGCGCATGTTCCTACCCCCGGATTTAAACCGGAAGATACTTCTAACTTACAGGTTGGAGAGATTGTGGAACATGAAAGATTTGGTTTTGGAAAAGTGATAAATCTGGAAGGTAATAAACCAGATATCAAGGCAACTATTTTCTTTAAAGAGATCGGCCAAAAGCAATTATTATTAAAATTTGCCAAACTTCGTATCGTTAAATCTTAA
- a CDS encoding DUF4290 domain-containing protein has protein sequence MNDTNTEVFDYNTSRKKLILAEYGRNVQNMVEYICNLPTKEERNKYAQVVIDMMGFLNPHLRDVPDFKHKLWDHLHIISGFQIDVDSPYPVLAKESINVKPERLEYPQSRIRFKHYGHTIEMMIKKAKEVTDSEKKQHMVNSIANFMKMAYVLWNKDHVNDEQIMSDLAELSKGELDLSNVVIQKIDTKQTNNQYSGGSASRSQKSNNNNRNFKQNNNQNGKNRPRNYNNGKKN, from the coding sequence ATGAACGATACAAACACAGAAGTATTTGATTACAACACTTCGCGTAAAAAACTAATCCTTGCTGAATACGGAAGAAATGTTCAGAACATGGTAGAGTATATTTGTAATTTACCTACAAAAGAGGAGCGTAATAAATATGCCCAGGTGGTTATAGACATGATGGGATTCTTAAACCCGCATTTAAGAGATGTTCCTGATTTCAAACATAAACTTTGGGATCATTTACATATTATTTCCGGGTTTCAGATAGACGTAGATTCCCCTTATCCTGTTTTGGCTAAAGAGAGCATAAACGTAAAACCTGAACGTTTAGAGTACCCTCAAAGCAGAATCAGATTTAAACATTATGGTCATACCATAGAAATGATGATAAAGAAAGCCAAAGAGGTTACTGATTCTGAAAAGAAACAGCATATGGTAAATTCTATCGCCAACTTTATGAAGATGGCATATGTTCTATGGAATAAAGATCATGTAAATGATGAGCAGATAATGTCTGATCTGGCAGAACTTTCTAAAGGAGAATTAGATTTAAGCAACGTTGTTATCCAAAAAATTGACACCAAACAAACGAACAATCAATACTCCGGCGGAAGTGCATCCCGTAGTCAGAAATCTAATAACAACAACAGAAATTTCAAGCAGAACAACAATCAGAACGGCAAAAATCGCCCGAGGAACTATAACAACGGAAAAAAGAATTAA
- the murA gene encoding UDP-N-acetylglucosamine 1-carboxyvinyltransferase codes for MNAFEIRGGKPLKGEIVPQGAKNEALQILSAVLLTPEKVTISNIPDIKDVNKLIELLGDLGVEINRLSKDTYEFSAKNINLEFFQSQTFKAKGGSLRGSIMIVGPLLARFGKAAIPKPGGDKIGRRRLDTHFLGFEKLGAKFVYNPDTNFFNVDATQLEGTYILLDEASVTGTANIVMAAVLAKGTTTIYNAACEPYLQQLCKMLNRMGAKISGIGSNLLTIEGVESLGGTTHKMLPDMIEIGSFIGLAAMTGSEITIKDVCYKELGIIPSVFARLGIKMELRGDDLFIPAQESYEIDTFIDGSILTVADAPWPGFTPDLLSIVLVVATQAKGSVLIHQKMFESRLFFVDKLIDMGAQIILCDPHRATVIGLDKKYQLKGIEMTSPDIRAGVSLLIAALSASGKSIIHNIEQIERGYQDIDTRLKALGADIRRL; via the coding sequence ATAAATGCATTTGAGATCCGTGGGGGAAAACCTTTAAAAGGAGAAATTGTACCTCAAGGTGCTAAGAACGAAGCATTACAAATTCTCTCTGCTGTATTGCTTACACCAGAGAAAGTAACTATTAGCAATATCCCGGACATCAAAGATGTCAACAAATTAATAGAACTTTTGGGAGATTTAGGTGTCGAGATCAATCGATTAAGTAAAGACACTTACGAGTTTTCTGCAAAAAACATCAATCTTGAATTTTTCCAGTCCCAGACTTTTAAAGCTAAAGGAGGAAGTTTAAGAGGCTCTATCATGATTGTCGGCCCTTTATTGGCTCGCTTTGGGAAAGCTGCAATTCCAAAACCAGGAGGTGATAAAATCGGAAGAAGAAGGTTAGACACACATTTTCTGGGTTTCGAGAAATTAGGGGCTAAATTTGTTTATAATCCAGACACTAACTTTTTCAACGTAGATGCTACCCAGCTGGAAGGTACATATATTCTGTTGGACGAAGCTTCTGTCACCGGAACTGCTAATATCGTTATGGCAGCAGTTTTAGCAAAAGGCACTACAACGATATATAACGCTGCCTGCGAACCATATCTTCAACAGCTATGTAAAATGTTGAACAGAATGGGTGCTAAAATTTCAGGAATAGGCTCTAATCTACTGACGATTGAAGGCGTTGAATCTTTAGGTGGTACAACACATAAAATGTTGCCAGATATGATCGAGATTGGCTCTTTCATTGGTTTGGCAGCTATGACAGGCTCAGAAATCACAATCAAAGACGTTTGCTATAAAGAGTTAGGAATAATTCCAAGTGTTTTTGCCCGATTGGGAATTAAAATGGAATTAAGAGGAGATGATCTTTTTATCCCCGCTCAGGAAAGCTACGAAATAGATACTTTTATTGACGGTTCTATCCTTACTGTTGCTGATGCCCCGTGGCCGGGGTTTACGCCTGATTTATTATCTATAGTTCTTGTTGTGGCTACTCAGGCTAAAGGCTCTGTACTGATACATCAAAAAATGTTCGAAAGCAGATTGTTCTTTGTAGACAAATTAATTGATATGGGTGCGCAAATTATTTTGTGCGATCCACATAGAGCTACTGTTATTGGTTTAGACAAAAAATACCAGCTTAAAGGAATAGAAATGACTTCTCCTGATATCAGAGCGGGGGTTTCTTTACTGATAGCTGCCTTGTCTGCTTCAGGAAAATCAATTATTCATAATATAGAACAAATCGAACGGGGTTATCAGGATATAGATACCCGACTAAAAGCACTTGGTGCCGATATCAGAAGACTCTAA